In the Juglans microcarpa x Juglans regia isolate MS1-56 chromosome 6D, Jm3101_v1.0, whole genome shotgun sequence genome, one interval contains:
- the LOC121235434 gene encoding ATP synthase subunit beta-like — protein MRRNMKLSPKFFGPFQILERIGQVAYRLELPPQSQLHPVFHVSCLKKKVGQHISPLTTLPPVDVQGEIAPEPQTILQRHSRKEGAHYRLESWRGFYRSIRPTQMGLSLNIDSFHQSMVFDLGKETNLSVKKNSAHLLLDIVPLKMVFKPFERGGEIKTDHYLPIHREAPTFVEQAPEQEILVTGIKVVDLLAPYQRGGKIGLFGGAGVGKFVLSMELINNVAKAHGGFSVFAGVGGRTREGNDLYREMMESGVIKQGEK, from the exons ATGAGGAGAAACATGAAGCTATCACCTAAGTTTTTTGGTCCTTTTCAAATTTTGGAAAGGATTGGACAGGTGGCTTATCGCCTTGAGTTACCTCCACAGTCACAGCTACATCCTGTTTTCCATGTCTcttgtttaaagaaaaaagttggACAACATATTTCTCCTTTGACAACATTGCCTCCAGTAGATGTTCAAGGAGAAATTGCACCTGAGCCTCAGACTATTCTACAGCGCCATAGCAGGAAG GAAGGGGCTCATTACAGATTGGAGAGTTGGCGTGGTTTTTATCGAAGCATTCGTCCAACTCAGATGGGGCTATCTCTGAATATAGACAGTTTTCATCAAAGCATGGTGTTCGATCTTGGTAAGGAGACAAACCTGAGCGTTAAGAAGAATTCTGCTCATCTTTTGCTTGATATAGTGCCACTTAAAATGGTGTTTAAGCCCTTTGAGAGAGGAGGGGAAATAAAAACCGATCACTATTTGCCAATCCATAGAGAAGCTCCAACATTTGTTGAGCAGGCACCTGAACAAGAAATCCTTGTTACGGGAATTAAggttgttgatcttcttgcacCATACCAAAGGGGTGGTAAGATTGGTCTGTTTGGTGGTGCTGGTGTAGGAAAATTTGTGCTTAGTATGGAACTTATCAACAATGTTGCAAAAGCTCATGGTGGTTTCTCTGTGTTTGCGGGAGTTGGAGGACGCACTCGAGAGGGTAATGACTTGTATAGGGAAATGATGGAGAGTGGTGTCATTAAGCAGGGTGAAAAGTAG
- the LOC121234822 gene encoding phosphatidylglycerophosphate phosphatase PTPMT1-like, with product MYIEELKAGEVESGDEGNFCGGDFHFDGRSIVAADVKRVLIGAGARALFYPTLLYNVVRNKAQAEFRWWDKVDEFILLGAVPFPTDVPRLKEQGVCGVVTLNESYETLVPTSLYNDHGIDHLVIPTRDYCFAPSLNDIQHAVDFIHKNVSCRRSTYVHCKAGRGRSTTIVICYLVQHKQMTPDAAYDYVKAIRPRVLLASSQWQAVQEYYHLKVKKAVIYTHMTNLVMKARVSAASQDLVAFDDGSAVVVSESDLEGYNSSLDSGAMGSEIWADLSMVYRVRVAGQAALARISCLWFRCRACPSTSGEKLGSECSCSIRANHMGGISVGIHVY from the exons ATGTATATTGAGGAATTAAAGGCAGGGGAGGTGGAAAGTGGTGATGAAGGGAATTTCTGTGGTGGAGATTTCCATTTCGATGGCAGAAGCATTGTCGCTGCTGATGTGAAGCGGGTTTTGATCGGAGCTGGGGCCCGCGCGCTATTCTATCCGACTCTGCTCTACAATGTTGTTAGGAATAAGGCTCAAGCTGAGTTCAGGTGGTGGGATAAGGTGGATGAG TTTATCCTGTTAGGTGCTGTTCCATTCCCGACTGATGTTCCCCGCCTAAAGGAGCAAGGTGTATGTGGAGTTGTCACGCTAAATGAGTCCTATGAGACTTTGGTTCCAACATCTCTATATAAT GATCATGGCATTGACCATTTGGTGATACCTACCAGAGACTACTGCTTTGCCCCATCACTGAATGATATACAGCATGCGGTAGACTTCATACATA AAAATGTATCTTGTAGAAGAAGTACATATGTTCACTGTAAAGCTGGACGGGGGCGCAGCACAACCATTGTAATATGTTACCTG GTGCAACACAAGCAAATGACACCCGATGCCGCATATGATTATGTGAAAGCAATCCGTCCAAGGGTGCTTTTAGCCTCTTCCCAGTGGCAG GCTGTCCAGGAATACTACCATCTTAAGGTGAAAAAAGCTGTTATCTACACCCACATGACCAATCTTGTGATGAAGGCCCGAGTATCAGCTGCTTCACAAGATCTTGTGGCATTTGATGATGGATCAGCAGTTGTTGTGAGTGAGTCAGATCTTGAAGGGTATAACTCAAGTCTTGACTCAGGTGCTATGGGAAGTGAGATATGGGCAGATTTAAGTATGGTCTACCGGGTCCGAGTAGCTGGTCAGGCAGCTCTGGCAAGAATCTCATGCCTATGGTTTCGCTGCCGAGCATGCCCGAGTACTTCAGGGGAGAAGTTGGGCAGTGAGTGCAGCTGCTCAATCAGAGCTAATCATATGGGAGGGATTAGTGTGGGCATACACGTCTACTGA